In Thiospirochaeta perfilievii, a single window of DNA contains:
- a CDS encoding ABC transporter permease, with product MNNWIIFTSLRHLKTKRKEKGDTSTFLSVIGILSGVMTMITVIGVMNGFQGSNIDKRVEIGSGHVALEPISNNSSININLLTNLKNVKSFYKSSEFVTAASDGRDSEIIGLQVNSLPQNIYKIDESFKSWVKIHSGSFNINSDNSIIIGKSLAYSRHLSIGDKINLIAFGSKETKFSPKEIEYTISGIFRSGSIEYDERLVFISNESAERYFISENEFMYKFKIENRNRYQSLVNTLSGIPEVLDNYTIKSWKDYNTSYYNALKNEKDLMTILIGLIFLVVGINIYNSLRRSVYMRFEEISVLKTLGATSFDIRVIFILESFFIGFVGATLGVFLGLWIVNNINYIFEILENIVNFVFSFTNGGSISFYGPQFFYLNTVPVEVYLNESILVYLSAVGTSIIAAYAASKRISEIRPGEVIRNE from the coding sequence GTGAATAATTGGATTATATTTACATCTTTGCGTCATCTAAAGACAAAGAGAAAGGAGAAGGGAGATACATCAACTTTCTTATCTGTTATTGGGATACTCTCTGGTGTAATGACTATGATTACAGTAATTGGGGTAATGAATGGTTTTCAAGGGAGTAACATTGATAAAAGAGTTGAGATTGGATCCGGCCACGTAGCGTTAGAACCTATTTCAAATAACTCATCTATTAACATAAACCTGTTAACCAACCTTAAAAATGTAAAGAGTTTTTATAAGAGTTCTGAGTTTGTAACTGCAGCTTCAGATGGTAGGGACAGTGAGATTATCGGCTTACAGGTAAACTCTCTTCCTCAAAATATCTATAAAATTGATGAATCCTTTAAGAGTTGGGTAAAAATACATAGTGGTAGTTTTAATATTAATAGTGACAATTCTATTATTATTGGTAAATCTTTAGCATATAGTAGACATCTATCAATTGGTGATAAGATCAATTTAATTGCATTTGGATCAAAGGAGACTAAATTCAGTCCTAAGGAGATTGAGTATACCATTAGTGGAATTTTTAGATCAGGTAGTATTGAGTATGATGAACGCCTTGTATTTATCTCTAATGAGAGTGCAGAAAGATATTTCATCTCTGAAAATGAATTTATGTATAAATTTAAAATTGAGAATAGAAATAGATATCAATCCCTTGTAAATACTCTTTCAGGTATTCCTGAAGTTTTGGATAACTATACTATAAAGTCATGGAAGGATTATAATACAAGTTATTACAACGCATTAAAAAATGAAAAGGATCTAATGACAATTTTAATTGGTCTTATATTTTTAGTTGTAGGTATTAATATTTATAACTCCCTAAGAAGATCGGTTTACATGAGGTTTGAGGAGATTTCTGTTTTAAAAACATTAGGTGCAACATCCTTTGATATAAGGGTAATTTTTATTTTAGAGAGTTTTTTTATTGGTTTTGTTGGAGCTACCCTAGGGGTATTCCTAGGTTTATGGATAGTAAATAATATTAACTACATATTTGAAATTCTTGAAAATATAGTAAATTTTGTATTTTCATTTACAAATGGAGGCTCTATATCATTTTATGGTCCCCAATTTTTCTACTTAAATACAGTTCCGGTAGAAGTCTATTTAAATGAGTCAATCCTAGTATACTTATCTGCTGTTGGTACATCCATAATAGCAGCCTATGCTGCATCAAAGAGAATTTCAGAGATTAGACCTGGAGAGGTAATTAGAAATGAGTAG
- a CDS encoding PEGA domain-containing protein, translating to MTSGDNNLSRTMKFELKPLESDFINLDTLPSGASIYYGSRYMGTTPLDIPKYSFAQKLTISLDGYLDKSLIIDQKSISRTIKLKAGVVDKESNYILKKNRFYRNTAIFSFSLAIPLFLGTQGDNINSSVYNISIGNAFFWGINLFIDLFRYLKAAELSVE from the coding sequence ATGACAAGTGGGGATAATAATTTAAGTAGAACCATGAAATTTGAATTAAAACCCCTAGAGAGTGATTTTATTAATTTAGATACTCTACCTAGTGGTGCTTCTATCTATTACGGTTCAAGGTATATGGGGACAACCCCTTTAGATATTCCTAAATACTCTTTTGCCCAGAAGTTAACTATCTCCTTAGATGGGTATCTAGATAAATCTTTAATCATTGATCAAAAGAGTATAAGCCGCACAATTAAATTAAAAGCTGGAGTAGTAGACAAAGAGAGCAACTATATACTTAAAAAGAACCGCTTTTATAGGAATACAGCTATTTTCTCTTTCTCTTTAGCCATACCACTATTTTTAGGGACACAGGGTGATAATATAAATAGTTCTGTATATAATATATCAATTGGAAATGCATTTTTTTGGGGGATAAATCTTTTTATCGATCTATTTAGATATTTAAAAGCAGCAGAATTAAGTGTTGAATAA
- a CDS encoding response regulator — MRRVLIVDDIPFIRSVIKDILIAGDFGVVGEASDGAQALAMYKAVKPDVVLLDINMPVLDGIETLKRIKKINKEAIIIMCSSLGDQENIVNAISLGAKDFVVKPFRKERILSALEKAIL, encoded by the coding sequence ATGAGACGAGTTTTAATAGTAGATGATATTCCATTTATAAGGTCCGTTATTAAGGATATACTCATTGCAGGTGATTTTGGTGTTGTTGGGGAGGCCTCTGATGGAGCCCAAGCTCTAGCTATGTATAAGGCTGTAAAACCTGATGTTGTTTTATTAGATATTAATATGCCCGTTTTAGATGGGATTGAGACATTAAAGCGGATTAAGAAAATTAATAAAGAGGCAATAATTATTATGTGTTCTTCTCTAGGAGATCAGGAGAATATTGTTAATGCAATTTCCCTTGGAGCAAAGGATTTTGTTGTTAAACCCTTTAGAAAAGAGCGAATATTATCAGCCTTAGAGAAAGCTATACTTTGA
- a CDS encoding ATP-dependent Clp protease ATP-binding subunit, translating to MIRGFTPEFQKIISVTVQKIGKDNNSVKIEPEHVILGLIDDVECLAYKALSAMSVDIDDMKSEILDSIKKDDKDVFIAGEIPQSRRTKWLLESATKEARNFNRDLVGTEHILFAAITEVGSQANKYITSIKLNLDILRRVIFELNKKKERLSGFTSSIFKDTTTVTEVEKSSSLKDFCIDLTQRAKNGLIDPVLGREFEIERIVRILSRRNKNNPVLIGEPGVGKTAIIEGLASRIVNGEVPHKFLNKKILTLDIASMIAGTKYRGEFEGRFKKLIKEIVKSGDIILFIDELHSIVGAGGAEGAIDASTILKPSLSRGEIRCIGATTLDEYKKHIEKDTALDRRFQQVYVEEPNFENSVAIIRGVISKYESHHNVKYSDAALVSAVSLADRYITDKFQPDKTIDLIDEAGAVKSLQVTKQPEELLSLEFRVDELVKEKSLLVKNQNYEKAARIRDEVISIRQEIDELKSSWQSSLVNQVSEVTQDDIYDLISRITGIPSIKFATDEKVKLLELDSYLKERVVGQDEAVNAITASVRRARAGISSPNRPLGSFIFLGPTGVGKTLLAKTLATFLFGDEKSLIRVDMSDYMEKHNVSRLVGAPPGYVGYEEGGFLTDKIRRKPYSVILLDEIEKAHADVFNLLLQILEEGELQDSSGRTISFKNCVVIMTSNAGARDIVNVNKFGFVSQSGEQDQKSIKSSALGELKRIFRPEFLNRIDETIVFKALNHENLKQILDISLKELVDRLKAMDISLDITSSAKLFLLDEKHYDKSYGARPIRRIILNQLEDPLALEILLGKLDQGAHVSVELKEENLVFNYGG from the coding sequence ATGATAAGAGGTTTTACTCCAGAGTTTCAAAAAATTATTTCAGTAACTGTACAAAAAATTGGAAAAGATAATAACTCTGTTAAGATTGAGCCAGAACATGTAATACTTGGACTAATAGATGATGTTGAGTGTCTAGCATACAAGGCCCTATCTGCAATGAGTGTTGATATAGATGATATGAAGAGTGAAATTCTAGACTCTATTAAGAAAGATGACAAAGATGTTTTTATCGCTGGGGAGATCCCCCAATCTAGAAGAACTAAATGGTTACTAGAGTCTGCTACAAAAGAGGCTAGAAATTTCAATAGGGACTTAGTAGGAACCGAGCATATACTCTTTGCCGCTATTACAGAGGTTGGAAGTCAGGCTAATAAGTATATCACTTCAATTAAACTAAATCTTGATATTTTAAGAAGAGTAATTTTTGAATTAAATAAAAAAAAGGAGAGATTATCTGGTTTTACTAGCTCCATATTTAAGGATACCACAACAGTAACAGAAGTTGAAAAATCCTCTAGTCTAAAGGATTTTTGTATAGATCTAACCCAAAGAGCAAAAAATGGTTTAATAGACCCTGTATTAGGAAGGGAGTTTGAGATTGAGAGAATTGTAAGAATTTTATCAAGGAGAAATAAGAACAATCCTGTTTTAATAGGTGAACCGGGGGTAGGTAAAACTGCAATTATTGAGGGGTTAGCCTCAAGGATTGTGAATGGTGAGGTACCACATAAGTTTTTAAATAAAAAAATATTAACCCTAGATATCGCTTCTATGATTGCTGGTACTAAATATAGGGGAGAGTTTGAAGGACGATTTAAAAAATTAATTAAAGAGATTGTAAAGAGTGGGGATATTATACTATTTATAGATGAACTACACTCTATTGTTGGAGCTGGAGGAGCCGAAGGGGCAATAGATGCATCCACTATATTAAAGCCATCCCTCTCTAGGGGAGAGATTCGTTGTATAGGTGCTACAACCCTAGATGAGTATAAGAAACACATTGAAAAAGATACAGCTTTAGATCGAAGATTTCAGCAGGTCTATGTTGAAGAACCAAACTTTGAAAACAGTGTAGCAATCATTCGTGGGGTAATATCAAAATATGAGAGTCATCATAATGTAAAATATAGTGATGCAGCATTAGTTAGCGCAGTCTCCCTAGCAGATCGGTATATAACCGATAAGTTTCAGCCAGATAAGACAATAGATTTAATAGATGAGGCAGGGGCTGTAAAATCTCTTCAGGTTACTAAACAGCCTGAGGAACTACTCTCCCTAGAGTTTCGGGTGGATGAGTTAGTAAAAGAGAAATCCCTATTAGTTAAGAATCAGAACTATGAAAAAGCAGCTAGGATAAGGGATGAAGTTATATCTATTAGGCAGGAGATTGATGAACTTAAAAGTTCTTGGCAGAGTAGTTTAGTTAACCAGGTTAGTGAAGTTACCCAGGATGATATTTATGATCTAATATCTAGGATAACAGGTATCCCATCAATTAAGTTTGCTACAGATGAGAAGGTTAAACTATTAGAGTTGGATAGCTACTTAAAAGAGAGGGTAGTTGGACAGGATGAGGCTGTAAATGCAATAACAGCTTCTGTTAGAAGAGCCCGTGCAGGTATATCTAGCCCTAATAGACCCCTTGGTTCCTTTATTTTTTTAGGACCAACAGGAGTAGGGAAGACACTACTAGCTAAAACTCTAGCAACCTTTCTATTTGGAGATGAGAAGTCACTAATTAGGGTAGATATGTCTGACTATATGGAAAAACATAACGTTTCAAGGTTAGTTGGAGCACCTCCTGGCTATGTGGGTTATGAGGAGGGAGGATTTTTAACAGATAAAATAAGAAGGAAACCCTATAGTGTTATTCTTCTTGATGAGATAGAGAAAGCCCATGCTGATGTTTTTAATCTTCTTTTACAAATCCTAGAAGAGGGTGAGTTACAAGATAGTAGTGGTCGAACTATCTCATTTAAAAACTGTGTTGTAATTATGACTAGTAACGCTGGAGCTAGGGATATTGTAAATGTTAATAAGTTTGGTTTTGTTTCCCAAAGTGGAGAACAGGATCAAAAATCAATTAAATCATCAGCTTTAGGTGAGCTTAAAAGGATTTTTCGACCTGAGTTCTTAAACAGAATTGATGAGACTATTGTTTTTAAGGCTCTTAACCATGAAAACTTAAAACAAATTTTAGATATAAGCTTAAAAGAGCTTGTTGATAGGCTTAAGGCTATGGATATCTCCCTTGATATAACAAGCAGTGCAAAACTTTTTTTATTAGATGAAAAACACTATGATAAGAGTTATGGCGCAAGACCAATTAGGAGAATTATACTTAATCAATTAGAAGATCCCTTAGCTTTGGAAATATTACTAGGTAAGCTTGATCAAGGGGCACATGTTTCTGTAGAATTGAAGGAGGAAAATTTAGTATTTAACTATGGAGGATAA
- the ftsY gene encoding signal recognition particle-docking protein FtsY, whose product MKSFGQRLKSIFSAKIDEEFFENMEDLLVESDLGALLSMEISDKLRESCKKKSIKNLDGLKGELRNILSDYVIEDSLKVKPGELNLFLFLGVNGVGKTTTIGRLAHYFKTKESVKDIVLSAGDTFRAAAIDQLKIHGERTNCRVVSQQHGADPGAVIFDTVKSAKSKGEELILADTAGRMHNKTNLIKELEKINKIVLNAVDKANYKKILVVDCTTGQNGLNQALQFNEAVKIDGVVLTKYDSSAKGGIIPAICNRLNIPFYFIGTGEGLDDIKPFNKVEYIKELIGV is encoded by the coding sequence ATGAAGAGTTTTGGACAGAGACTTAAGAGTATATTTAGTGCAAAAATAGATGAAGAATTTTTTGAAAACATGGAGGATCTTTTAGTAGAATCTGATTTAGGAGCTCTGCTTTCAATGGAGATCTCTGATAAGCTAAGGGAATCGTGTAAAAAAAAGAGTATAAAAAACCTTGATGGATTAAAGGGAGAACTTAGAAATATTTTAAGTGACTATGTTATCGAGGACAGTTTAAAGGTTAAACCTGGGGAACTAAATCTTTTCCTTTTTCTCGGGGTAAACGGTGTTGGTAAAACAACTACTATAGGCCGTTTAGCCCATTATTTTAAGACTAAAGAGAGTGTAAAGGATATTGTTTTAAGTGCAGGTGATACCTTTAGAGCCGCAGCTATTGATCAGTTAAAAATCCATGGAGAGAGAACCAATTGCAGAGTTGTTTCACAGCAACATGGTGCTGACCCAGGAGCGGTTATCTTTGATACTGTAAAGTCAGCTAAATCTAAGGGAGAAGAGCTAATATTAGCTGATACAGCAGGTCGTATGCATAATAAAACTAACCTTATTAAGGAGCTGGAAAAAATAAATAAAATTGTTTTAAACGCTGTTGATAAGGCAAATTATAAAAAAATATTAGTAGTTGATTGTACTACTGGACAAAATGGTCTAAATCAAGCTCTACAGTTTAATGAAGCTGTCAAGATTGATGGTGTAGTTTTAACAAAGTATGACTCAAGTGCTAAGGGAGGGATAATCCCTGCAATATGTAATAGGCTAAATATACCCTTCTATTTTATTGGTACAGGGGAGGGATTAGATGATATTAAACCCTTTAATAAGGTAGAGTATATAAAAGAGTTAATAGGAGTTTAA
- a CDS encoding ABC transporter permease: protein MSLKTIFYLGLRPFKPKKHGIKGVVVHTILVVTIAMLPLVVVVMVADGMIQGITSRYIETSSYHFRVYSRQPADIIDFDEYNKTRNELNKVPGIISSEIERTGAAVGVVNNIKTGIYIRGIDPIALKSDKGFNKYITVQDGSFDNLSDDTTVISSFLARKLNVKVGEDIRVITGKVLSNNRVLPKITRLKVVGIVKTGYEDLDKLWLFTTLDLAKKILPNKSSDTFIGVKCLEPYNNLDELYSQIKSSIPSGWIIRKWEQLNRNTYENFKTTKMVLALIMGLIVIVAAINISSSLIMLVLEKRRDIAILKGMGLSPNEVMGSYLLTGIIIGVLGTILGVVIGIFISLNINQLIDMFESLLNYGLRFVNFILNIESDKKFILLDSEYYLDDIPVDLDYLKLLLMTFFSITTTAVASFLPARKAGLIKPLKIMQKY from the coding sequence ATGAGTCTAAAAACTATTTTTTACCTAGGGTTACGGCCATTTAAACCTAAAAAACATGGAATTAAGGGGGTTGTAGTTCATACAATTCTAGTTGTAACTATAGCAATGCTTCCATTGGTAGTTGTAGTAATGGTTGCAGATGGTATGATACAGGGGATTACAAGTAGATATATTGAAACTTCTAGTTACCACTTTAGAGTCTACTCAAGGCAGCCGGCGGATATTATAGACTTTGATGAGTATAATAAAACTAGGAATGAGTTAAATAAAGTCCCAGGGATAATATCCTCAGAGATAGAGAGAACAGGAGCAGCCGTTGGTGTTGTTAACAATATTAAAACTGGAATATATATTAGGGGGATAGATCCTATTGCTCTTAAAAGTGATAAGGGGTTTAATAAATATATTACTGTCCAGGATGGCTCTTTTGATAACTTAAGTGATGACACTACTGTGATTAGTAGCTTTCTAGCTAGAAAACTCAATGTTAAAGTTGGTGAAGATATTAGGGTTATAACTGGTAAGGTTTTAAGCAATAATAGAGTTCTTCCAAAAATAACTAGATTAAAAGTTGTTGGTATTGTTAAAACTGGGTATGAAGATTTAGATAAACTATGGTTATTTACAACCCTGGATCTTGCAAAGAAAATTCTACCAAATAAGAGTTCTGATACTTTTATTGGAGTTAAATGTTTAGAACCATATAATAATTTAGATGAACTATATTCACAAATTAAAAGCAGTATTCCCAGTGGTTGGATAATCCGTAAATGGGAACAGTTAAATAGAAATACCTATGAGAATTTTAAGACTACAAAAATGGTTTTAGCATTAATTATGGGGCTAATTGTTATTGTGGCAGCAATAAATATATCATCATCCCTAATTATGCTTGTTTTAGAGAAGAGAAGAGATATAGCTATTCTTAAGGGGATGGGGCTATCTCCTAATGAGGTAATGGGTTCATATCTTTTAACTGGAATAATTATAGGTGTTTTAGGTACAATTTTAGGGGTTGTAATTGGAATTTTTATCTCCCTTAATATAAATCAACTTATTGACATGTTTGAAAGCTTATTAAACTATGGTTTAAGATTTGTTAACTTTATACTAAATATTGAGAGTGATAAAAAGTTTATATTATTAGATTCCGAGTACTATCTTGATGATATTCCTGTGGATCTAGACTATTTAAAACTTCTATTAATGACATTTTTCTCTATTACAACTACAGCCGTAGCCTCTTTCTTACCAGCAAGAAAGGCAGGATTGATAAAGCCACTAAAAATTATGCAAAAATATTAA
- a CDS encoding ABC transporter ATP-binding protein → MSSLLEVRNVNKIYKSEGESLEVLQEISFDLKKGESLIITGESGCGKSTLLNIIGGLDSVTSGSINSCGLNITDMGEEKLTSYRKKSVGFIFQFHYLLKDFSALENLMLPLLINGESKKIAKEHALKLINDVGLYDRKKHYPSQLSGGERQRVAIARALANRPKIILADEPTGNLDEMNSGLIQNLLFKLVEDYNKSLILVTHDATIKSKGNFHYSIKSGRFVNQ, encoded by the coding sequence ATGAGTAGTTTATTAGAAGTTAGAAATGTAAATAAGATATATAAGTCTGAGGGTGAGAGTTTAGAGGTTCTTCAGGAGATCTCCTTTGATCTAAAAAAAGGGGAATCTCTTATTATTACAGGTGAGAGTGGGTGTGGTAAGAGTACACTACTAAATATAATTGGAGGTTTAGACTCTGTAACATCTGGTAGTATAAATAGTTGTGGCTTAAACATAACAGATATGGGTGAGGAAAAACTTACAAGTTATAGAAAGAAGTCAGTAGGGTTTATATTTCAGTTTCACTACCTTTTAAAGGACTTTTCTGCGCTAGAAAATTTAATGTTACCCCTATTAATAAATGGTGAGAGTAAAAAAATAGCTAAAGAACACGCTTTAAAACTAATTAATGATGTTGGTTTATATGATAGAAAGAAACACTACCCATCCCAATTATCAGGTGGGGAGAGACAGAGAGTAGCTATAGCTAGGGCTCTTGCCAATAGACCTAAAATTATCTTAGCAGATGAACCTACAGGTAACCTTGATGAGATGAATTCAGGATTAATACAGAATTTACTTTTTAAACTAGTAGAGGATTATAATAAATCTTTAATTCTAGTAACCCATGACGCAACAATAAAGAGTAAGGGAAATTTCCATTACTCAATTAAAAGTGGAAGGTTTGTTAATCAATGA
- the prfB gene encoding peptide chain release factor 2 (programmed frameshift): MLEDLNPQIKSLYNKIQDSWRRLDATTIKKEVKEIELLSGAPDFWNDREQAESKMSKMNQLKGLYEPWEELVHVMDDLKGLYELAIEEGEESYFEEIESSLSQLNATYEKLTVLELMGDEADPAGAYITIHSGAGGTEACDWANMLYRMYFRWIEKSNFTYSIIEMQDAEGGIKSVSLEVKGDYAFGMLKGETGVHRLVRISPFDSNARRHTSFASVYVSPVIDDSITVDIKPDDIRVDTYRASGAGGQHVNKTSSAVRLTHFESGIVVQCQNERSQLKNRELAMKVLKSRLYEYYKQIQDAKNAENSAEKHDIGWGSQIRSYVFQPYRMVKDLRTRHETSNINGVMDGDLDPFIESYLRFNAGL, translated from the exons ATGTTAGAAGATTTAAATCCACAAATAAAAAGTTTATATAATAAAATCCAAGACTCATGGAGGCGTCTT GACGCTACAACTATAAAAAAGGAAGTTAAGGAGATAGAACTACTCTCTGGTGCTCCGGATTTCTGGAATGATAGGGAACAGGCAGAGTCTAAGATGTCCAAGATGAATCAACTTAAAGGGTTATATGAGCCATGGGAAGAGTTAGTTCATGTTATGGATGATCTTAAAGGTTTGTATGAGCTTGCCATAGAAGAGGGTGAAGAATCCTATTTTGAAGAGATAGAGAGTTCTCTATCCCAACTAAATGCTACCTATGAGAAGTTAACAGTTCTAGAATTAATGGGGGATGAGGCAGACCCCGCAGGTGCCTATATTACAATTCACTCTGGAGCAGGGGGAACTGAAGCCTGTGATTGGGCAAACATGTTGTATAGAATGTACTTTCGTTGGATAGAAAAAAGTAACTTTACATACTCAATAATAGAGATGCAGGATGCAGAAGGTGGTATTAAATCCGTATCCCTTGAGGTTAAAGGGGATTACGCCTTTGGGATGTTAAAAGGAGAGACAGGTGTTCATCGTTTAGTCCGAATATCTCCCTTTGATTCAAATGCAAGAAGACATACATCTTTTGCCTCTGTATATGTATCCCCTGTAATAGATGACAGTATAACTGTGGATATAAAACCTGATGACATTAGAGTCGATACCTATAGGGCATCAGGGGCAGGTGGTCAGCATGTTAATAAAACTTCCAGTGCAGTAAGATTAACTCATTTTGAGTCGGGAATTGTTGTACAATGTCAAAATGAAAGAAGTCAATTAAAGAATAGAGAACTAGCAATGAAGGTATTAAAATCTAGACTTTATGAGTATTATAAACAGATACAAGATGCTAAAAATGCTGAAAACTCTGCAGAAAAGCATGATATAGGTTGGGGTAGTCAAATACGTAGTTATGTATTTCAGCCCTATAGAATGGTTAAGGATTTAAGAACAAGACACGAGACTTCAAACATTAACGGAGTCATGGATGGGGATCTTGATCCATTTATAGAGAGTTATTTGAGGTTTAATGCAGGACTATGA
- a CDS encoding CRISPR-associated protein Cas2 encodes MYVSIVCDFNSDNSRKVVDSILMQYGFNRVQTDTYEMNSIGDNSVSKLKLEIDRHCDAFDKVRLYQYPLDHKLVISYLHEKRWKKKIILDKSIIKG; translated from the coding sequence ATGTATGTATCAATAGTTTGTGATTTTAATAGCGATAATAGTAGAAAGGTTGTTGATTCCATATTAATGCAGTATGGATTTAATAGGGTTCAAACAGATACCTACGAGATGAACTCAATTGGTGATAATAGTGTCTCTAAATTAAAATTAGAGATTGATAGACACTGTGACGCCTTTGATAAAGTTAGACTATATCAGTACCCATTAGATCATAAATTAGTTATTTCCTATCTACATGAAAAGAGATGGAAAAAGAAAATAATACTAGATAAATCAATAATTAAGGGATAA